One Ornithinicoccus hortensis genomic window, TCAGGTCCCCGAACAGCCCGGCCGACCCGGCGCCGCCGAGGCCGTGGCCGTAGCGGCCGATCAGGCCGCCGAGCTCGCGCTCGACGGCGCGGTCGTCGAGCCCGGCGGGCCGGTCGAGCACCCCGAGCAGGGCGTCCGTCGCGCCGACCGAGTCCTGCCGGTCCACCGCCAGGATCAACCGGGTCAGGCCGCTGCGGCCGGCGCTGTCCAGCCGTCCGACCGAGCCGAAGTCCAACAGGCCGAGCGTGCCGTCGTCGTCCACGAAGACGTTGCCCGCGTGCAGGTCGGCGTGGAAGACGCCCTCGTCGAGGACTTGGCGGAGCACGGCGCCGAGCAGGGTCCGCGCCATCTCGGCGCGCCGCTCGGGCGGGAACCCGGCCAGCAGCTCACCGGCCCGGGACAGCTCCCGCCCGGCCATCCGCTCCATCACCAGGACGCGCGGCCCGGACAGCTCCGCATACACCGTCGGCACCCGCACCGGCACGGTCCCGCCGCCCCCGGACGCGGCGGCGATGGCGTCCATGTTGGCCGCCTCCACCCGGTAGTCCAGCTCCTCCTCCAGGTTGGCCGCGAAGCCGTCGGCCAGGCCGCGCACCCCCAACCGGCTGCCCCAGTCGGTGGTCCGCTCCAGCCAGGTGGCCAGCCGGGTGATGATGTCCATGTCGGCGGTGACCTGGGCACGGGCGTCGGTGCGTTGCACCTTCACCACCACCGGTGACCCGTCGCGCAGCCGGGCCGCGTGCACCTGCCCGACGGAGGCGGCCGCCAGCGGCTCGTGGTCGATCTGCCCGAACACCTCGGCCGGGTCGGCCCCCAGCTCGGCGCGCAGCGTCTGCTCGACCGTGGCCCACGGCTGGGGCGCGACGTCGGAGGTGAGCCGGCCGAGCTCGGAGGCGAAGGCGTCACCGACCAGGTCGGGCCGGGTGGACAACATCTGTCCCAGCTTGATGAAGGTGACCCCCGCCTCCGTCATCGCCAGCCGGAGCGACCGGGCGACCCGGGGCGCGTCGGCGCCGAGGTCGGTATGCGGTCGCGAGCGCAGGAAGCCGCCCAACCCGTGCCGCACGGCGATGGCCACGATCGCGGTGTAGCGCCGGGCCCGGCGGTGGCGGGCGGGCAGGTCCCGCAGGAGCGCCAGGGGCCGCGGCAGGGTCCCGGTCGGGACCATCGCCTCCAGGATCACCAGGATCCCGATGCCCACCGCCACCGACCAGGCCACCAGCAGCGTCGGCACGGCGACGGCCACGACCGGGTCGAGGGCGGCCAGCGCCGCGTCGTCGCCGACGTCGATGCCCAGGTGCTCCAGGACCCGGCGGCTGACCCCGCCCATCGCCGCGAAGACGGAGCCGCTGACCAGGATGGTGCGGGGCCAACCCACCGGCACCCCGAGCAGCCGGCGAGTCACGAAGCCCAGCAGGATCGTGTTGAAGACGATGGCGGTCACGCTGAACAGGAACAGCACGCTGGTCGACCCTTCGGTTGTCCGCTCGGCCCCCTGCCCTGCTGCAAGGACGACCACCCGACCCGGACGGGACCGATGAGTTCCGTCGGACCGGACGGTCAACATGCTAGGACGGGCGGCGACGGGACCGACCGCACGGCATACTCGGTGCAGGCGAAAGGGATCCGGATGAGCACCCCCAGCAGTGCAGAGCAACGGCAGCAGACCGCCACCCCCGACGCGGACGGGGAGGGACGCGGGGACTTCACCGCCCGGGCGGAGCAGTACCGCCGGGAACTGTTCGCCCACTGCTACCGGATGTCCGGGTCGGTCCACGAGGCCGAGGACCTGGTGCAGGAGACCTTCCTGCGGGCGTGGCGGGGCTACCACGCCTTCGAGGAGCGCGCCTCGATGCGCACCTGGCTGCACCGGATCGCCACCAACGTATGCCTGACCTCGCTGGAGGGACAGGCCCGGCGGCCACTGCCCACGGGGCTCGGCCAGCCGTCGGCCGACCCGTCCGAGCCGGTGCACGCGGAGGGCGAGGTGCCCTGGCTCTCGCCGGTCCCGGACGCCCTGGTGGCCTCCTCCCCCGAGGGTGCCGCCGAGGCCCAGGAGGGCATCCGGCTCGCCTTCGTCGCGGCCCTGCAGCACCTGCCGCCCCGCCAGCGGGCCGCGCTGGTGCTGCGCGACGTGCTGCGCTGGAAGGCGGCCGAGGTCGCCGAGGCCGTCGGCACCAGCACCGCCGCCGTCAACAGCGCCCTGCAGCGTGCCCGGGAGACCGTCCGCAAAGCCGAGCTGACCCGGGACGGCGCCAGCGGCACGCTGACCCCGGAGCAGAACGCCCTGCTCGAGCGCTACGTGCAGGCCTTCTGGGAGAAGGACATCGAGGGGCTGGTCGGCATGTTCACCGACCAGGCGGTGTGGGAGATGCCGCCGTTCCCGGGGTGGTATCAGGGGGCGCGGACGATCGGCACGCTGATCGACACCCAGTGCCCGGGCACCGCCCGGATGATGGTCATGGTCCCCACCTCGGCCAACGGCCAGCCCGCGTTCGGCCTCTACATGCGCGGGCCGGACGGCAGCTACACCCCGTTCCACCTGCAGGTGCTGGCCCTGGAGGGGGACAAGGTCGCGCACGTCGGTGCGTTCTTCGACGAGGACCTGTTCGCCACCTTCGGCCTGCCGCCGGCCCTCCCCGCCGACACCGCACCGTTCACCGGCGTCCCGGCCCCGTGACCGCCCAGCCCGACCCGTTCCCGGCGCTGCCGGAACTGGGTCTGCTCGAGCGCGCCGTGAACTACACCCGGGGGTCCCTGGCCGCCGTGCCCGGGACGGACCCGCGGGCACCGACCCCCTGCGCCGGGTGGGACCTGACCGACCTGCTGGTGCACATGGACGACTCCCTGCGCGTCATCGAGCAGGCGGGCCGGGTCCGGGAGGTCGCGCTGGCCCCGGACGGCCCCGAGCCCGCCGACGGAGCCGCGCCCCGCACCGCGACCGGACTCGTGGCGGCCATCCGCGACCGGGCCTGCGGCCTCCTCACGGCCTGGATGGCCCACCGGGGCGAGCGACTCATCACGGTCGCCGGGTCACCCCTGCGGGCCGGGGTGCTGGTGGCCGCGGGGGCGCTGGAGATCACCGTGCACGGGGACGACCTGGCCAGGGCCTGCGGCGCCGACCACCCGCTGCCCGAGCCGCTCGCGTCGGACCTGCTCGCCTACCTGCCGCTGCTGGTGCAGCCGGGTGACCGGCCGGTGCGGTTCGCACCTGCCCTGGCCACCCCTGCCGGCGCGCCGCCGTCGACCCGCCTGCTCGCCCAGCTCGGGCGGCCGGCCTGACCCCCGGGTTCAGCCGCCGGGCCGACCCTGCGCGGCGGAGGGCCCGCGCGCCGCTGCCCTGCCCCACGACCCCGAGGGGCCCCGGCCGAGCAGCAGCACCGCGCCGGCCAGGAGGGCCACCACCTGGCCGCTGAGCACCGCCGGCAGGCCGAGGGCGACGGCGGCCAGGACGAGCCCGGCCGCCACGGACGTCACGGCGGTGCGCCCCGAGGCCAGGGCCCACAGGACCACCACGATGGCCAGCACCAGGAAGAACCGGGACGGGGTCTGCGCTCCGCTGGCCCCGGACACCCACACCGTGCCGCCGCCGATCGACATGTAGTCACAGATCAGGCCGCCCTCGCCGGACAGGTCGGCGATGCAACTCGGCCCGGTGCCGGGCCGGAACTCCTGGGACGGCGAGGTCCACGGCAAGCCCAGCGACAGCAGCAGGAGCAGGACCGCCGCCCACGCGGCGCCCGCCCGCGACCCCACCCGCGCCCGCTGGCTCAAGGCAGGACTCGACCGTCCGCCCGAGGGGCACGCTCACGGTCGGCCAGCCCGGCATACAGCAACAGCGCGGCACCGGCCAGGGCGGCCAGCTGCCCGCCCTGCGCCGCTAGGCCGGTGAGCAGGATGCCCAGCAGGACCGCACCGCCGGCCACGGACAACCACACCGGCTGCCGGAGCCGGAGGGCGCACCCGATCAGCACCAGGGCCCCGACCAGGAAGACCCGGGCGACCACGTGCACACCGTGGGCCTCGCCGGAGCCCAGGGTCATCCCCGGCGAGAAGTAGCCGGCGGTGCAGTCGACCGTGCCGGAGTAGAAGTTCGGCGTGCAGAAGCCGGGGCTGTACCACCCGGGGATGTGTTGCAGGGTGGAGGCCGACCAGGGCAGCCCCAGCGCCAGCAGGAGCAGCACGGCCGAGGCGATCACCACCCCGGGATGCTTCAAGGACGGCACGCGGCCTCACAGCCTCCGGTCGGGGCTGAGCGCGACCGCGACGGCGGCGCAGGCCGTGCCGACGGTGACCATGAACGCCATGTTGGTCTGGATCATCGGCAGCATCAGCAGCGTCCAGAACAGCAGCAGCCCGGCGGCGCCGGCCGCCCCGATGAACCAGCCGTTGCCCCCGAGGGCCGGCTTGGTGAAGAAGGCGGCTCCCTGCGCGATGGCAGCGACCACGGCGAACGCCGCCCAGGCCGCGCTGTCGCCCCACAGGGTGCCCATGTCGTCCATCGGGATCGAGATGCCCAGCACCACCAGCAGCAGCGCCAGCGCGTGCAACACGATGCGCACCAGGGTGCCGTTGTCGGTGCCGGACCCGGTCTGGGGCGCGCTGCCCGCCGCGGCGCCGTACCCGCCCGGCTGCCCGCTCTGACCCGCCGGGCCGGACTGCCCCGGCTGACCGGACTGACCCTGCTGGCCCGACTGCGGACCGGTCTGCCCCGGGTGGCGGCCCTGGGCGCCCTGCCCGTATGCCGGCTGCTGGCCCCAGCCTGGACGGTCACCCTGGCCCTGGGGCCGGGGCGGCACCGGGCCGGGCCCGTGCTGACCCGACCCCTGCTGGCCGGAGCCCTGCTGGCCGGAGCCATGCTGGCCGGAGCCCTGCTGCTGGCCACCCCCATAGGGAGCGCCGCCGCCCGGGGCGGACGGCCAGGAACCCGTCGGCGCCCCCGACTGCCCCGCGCCAGAACCCTGCTGGGGACCCGGTGCACCCGAACCCGGGCTCCCCCATGGCTGGTGCGGCGGCTGTCCGGACTGTTGGTCGGAACGCGGCTGGTCTGTCTCTTCGTTGCTCACGCTGGCCCCTCGGGAGATGCGATCGGTGTGACGACGTCAGCCCGACTCTAGCCCCATGAGTCGTGCCCCGTTGCGCCACAGGACGCCACGCAACCAGTCCTCGCCGAGGTCCAGCCGGGCGAGCGCCTGCAGCTGGTGGGCGTAGGGGTAGGGGATGTTCGGGAAGTCCGCCCCGAGCACCACCTTCTCGCCGAGGTCCCGCAGCACCGGCCGGAAGTCCGGGGGCAGCGGCACGTGCGCCTCCACGTAGTCGGTGCCGGCCATCGTGGTGTCCAGGTGGACGTGCTCGTAGCGGTGAGCGAGGTCGGCGAACTCGCGGTACTCCGGCATCCCCAGGTGCGCGATCACCAGGGGAAGCCGGGGGAAGCGCCGCAGCAACCTGCCGACCGGCCCCGGGCCGGTGTGCGCACCGCCGTGCGGCCCCGACCCGGCGTGCAGCACGACCGGGGTACCCGCGTCCTGCAGCACCGACCAGACCGGGTCCAGCAGCGGATCGTTCGGCTCGAAGGCACCGACCTGGACGTGGGCCTTGAACAGCCGGGCCCCCCGCTCCAGGGCCGCGGGCACGTAGTCCGCCGCCTCCGGCTCGGGATAGAACGTCCCCGAGTGCACCGCGTCCGGCACCCGGGAGGCGAAGTCGGTGCACCAGTCGTTGAGCCAGGCCGCCATCCCCGGTTTGTGCGCGTAGGTCAGCGACGGGATGCCCCGCAGCCCGAGCGCCCGGACCGTGGCCAGCCGCTCCGCCTCGCTGGTGCGGTAGTGGATCGGCCAGTCCCCGGCCCGCTCCCACCCGCGCGCGTCGAAGACCTGCCACACCTTGGTCAGCATCCGTTCGGGCAGGAAGTGCACGTGGATGTCGGCCAGGCCGGGGAGACCGAGGGACCGGGTGAATGCCGGCACCTGCGCGTCGTCGGCCGGCCCGGGCAGCGGGGGTCGGGTCGTGCTCACGGCTGCTCCTCCTCGGATCGGTCCACCCCTGGCGCCCTAGCGTAGGCACGGTCGGGAGAATAGGGACCATGAGCACCCTCGACCTCGCCCGCGAGCTGGGCCCCGACCTCATCGCGCTGCGCCGCGACCTGCACCAGATCCCCGAGCTGGGGCTGCACCTGCCGCTCACCCAGGAGCGGGTCCTGGCCGAGCTGGAGGGGCTGGACCTGGAGGTCCACACCGGCACCGGGCTGTCCTCCGTCACGGCGGTCCTCCGCGGTACCGCCGTGCCCCGCGGCGAGGGCCCCACCGTGCTGTTGCGCGGCGACATGGACGGGCTGCCGGTGACCGAGCTGGTGGACGTGCCCTACCGGTCCCGCCACGAGGGGAAGATGCACGCCTGCGGGCACGACCTGCATACGGCCGGCCTGGTCGGTGCCGCGCGGATCCTGTCCCGGATGCGCGACCAGGTGGCCGGCGACGTCGTCTTCATGTTCCAGCCCGCGGAGGAGGGACCGGGGGGTGCCGAGCCGATGATCGAGGAGGGCCTGCTCAGCGTGTCCGGGCGGCCGGTCGACGCGGCCTTCGCGCTGCACGTGTCGTCCTCGGAGTACCCGCTGGGGCAGTGGTTCGCCCGACCCCGGGAGATGATGGCCGCGGCCGACACCGTCGGCATCACGGTCACCGGCGCCGGCGGCCACGGCTCGCAGCCGCACCGGGCGCTGGACCCCGTGCCGGCGACCTGCGAGATCGTCCTGGCGCTGCAGTCGATGGTCACCCGGACCTTCGACTCCTTCGACTCCGTCGTCCTCACCGTGGGCCGGGTCACCGCCGGGACCAAGGACAACATCATCCCGGACACCGGGGAGATCGCGGCCACGCTGCGCACCTTCACCCCGGAGAACCGGGAGACCGCGATGACCTCCATCCGGCGGGTCGCCGCCGGGGTCGCGGCGGCGCACGGCCTGACCGCCGAGGTCACCTTCAGCGAGGGCTACCCGGCCACGATCAACGACGACGCCGAGTACGCGCTGGGCCTGGAGACCGTCATCGACCTGTTCGGGGAGGACCGCTTCACCGAGCGGCCGCTGCCGGAGATGGGTGCCGAGGACATGTCGTTCGTGATGGAGCGGGTCCCCGGCGCCTACTTCTTCATCGGCGCCTGCCCCGACGAGGACTACCAGCACGCCCCGGACAACCACTCCCCCATCGCCGCCTTCGACGACTCGGTGGTCCCCGACGCCGCCGCCTGGCTGGCCGAGGTCGCGATCCGCCGGCTGCGCCGCCCCGCCTAACCCGGCGCTGCAGTCGGGCGACGGGGGCTGCAGGATTATCGGGACGCTCCTATGGACCGTCAAGGCCTGATCGGGCCTGCTTCGAGCAGGCGGTAGAGATCGCGAGCGATGTAGCGCTTGAGGCAGCGTGTGATTTCGCGGTTGGTCTTGCCCTCGGCGGTGCGACGGGTGACGTATTCGCGGGTGGTTTGGTCGTAGTGGATGCGGGAGAGCGCGATGGTGTGCAGTGCCCGGTTGAGCTGTCGGTCGCCGTACCGGTTGAGGCGGTGTCGGGTGGTGACCTGGCCGCTGTTGGCCGGGATCGGGGCTACGCCGGCGAGCATCGCGAAGGCGGCCTCGGAGTGGATCCGGCCTGGGTGGGACCAGGCGCACAGCACGGTCGCGGCCACGATCGGCCCGACACCGGGCTGGGCCAGGACGTCGGGGCGCCAGGCCAGCACGATCGCCCGGATGGCGTTCTCGTGCTCGGCGGCCTCCTTCGACAGGGCACGTGCCCGCCGGGCCAGGGCGCGCAAGGTCCTGACGGTCGTAGTGGTCTCCAGGTCCCACGTTGAGTTCAGACGCATTTTCGCCGCGGTCCTGATCATCGCCGGGACCTTCTGGCCGCGGAACCGCTCGCGGATCGGCTCGGGCGCGGCGATGAGGAGGCTGAACAGCTGGCGTTGGGCGTCGGTGGAGGCGTTGACTGCGGACCGGCGCGCGGCCAGCAGCACCGAGAGCGCCTGGCGGTCCCCGCCACTGCGCGGGGTGCCGAGCTTCGCGCGGGACAGTGCTTCGCGGGCGGCGCGGATCGCGTCGAGCGGGTCGGACTTGGCGCCGTTACGTCGCTTAGCGCGTTCGGGACGGTCGAGCTCGACCACGACCTCCTGGTTGCGCTCGAGGTGCCGGGTCAGGCCGGCGCCGTGCCCGCCGGTGCCTTCGATCGCCCACGCCCGCAGTGCTGCGTGCTCGTTAGCGAACTCCACCAGTCGGGCATAGCCGTCGGTCGTGGCTTCGACGGTGATCTCCTCAAGCACACCGCCGGTCCGCGCGTCGACCACGGCCGCTGAGTGAGTCTGGACGTGGGTGTCGACGCCGATGACGGTATCGACGACGTCACGTAGATCGGTCACACTGGTCATGCGTTCTCTCCTTGCCTGGGAGCGGATGTGGTTCCGGTCCGGGGCGGAGACTCGGCAGGACTGTGATGAGACACGACCGGTGCGTGAACACCGGACGGTCAAGCTCCTGATCAGGCCAACTGCTCCGACCGGGCCGGGGCCGGCAACCCCAAGCGGACAAGTCCCGAGAAAGGCACAAAGCCAGTCACCCGAAGGGTCACACTCACGGTCACCGACCAACAGCCCAGCACCATCAGGCTGCAAAGGGAATCCTCACAGTCACCCGAGAATCCTGTGCTTCGTAGCAGAACCTTCCCGGGACGAAGCGCCAGGTTCCGGGGTGAAGCAGCGGTCCCGCCCGTATGCCGAGGGCCCGGTCCGCGACGCCGCACCCCGGACCGTGGGGGCAAAGGGTAGCCTTACCCGGTGTTCGAAGATCGTCCCTTCCTGATCGCCCTCGCGCTGCTGTCCAGCATCGTCATGGCGCGGGGGCAGGCCACCTACTGGATCGCCCGGCTCGTCACCGAGCAGGCGCTGCGCCGCACCCACCCGACGGAGGGTTGGCGGGCAGGAGTCCACCAGTGGCTGCAGGGCGAGGGCCTGGCCAGGGGGCGCCGTTCCATTGAGCGCTGGGGACTGATCGTCATCCCGCTGTGCCACCTGACCGTCGGGTTCCAGACGTTGGTGCTGGGCGCCGCGGGCGTGATGCGGATCGGCTGGGTGCGGTTCACCCTGGCCCAGCTCCCCGGAGCCCTCGCCTGGGGCACGATCTACGCCACGATCGGTTTCGCCGCCTGGGAGGCCGGGATGGCGGCGGCCGCCGGATCGCCCTGGGGCGCGGCCGGCCTCGTCGTGATCGTCCTGCTGGTGGTCGCCCTCGTCCTGATTCGCAGGTCGCGGGCGAAGTTGGTCCGTGACGAGGTCGTCGGGCACCTGCCCGCCGAGGGGTCGGGATTAACCTGCCGCGGCACCCAGAGGGGCCTCCGGTGACACCGCGCGCTGACGCCACCGGGCAGGCGCGGGCGCACCCGCACGCGGACCTCGTCGCCGGGATCCGGGACGCGCTCCCACGGGCTGGCGACCCCGAGCGAGCGGCGGGACAGCAGCGCTACATGAAGTCGGCGATGCCCTACCACGGCCTGACCAGCCCCGAGCTCAGGGCGACGCTGCGGCCGATCCTGGCCGACCCGGCACACCGCATCGCCGACCGGCCCACCTGGGAAGCCACGGTGCGGACGCTGTGGGACGGCGCCACGCACCGCGAGCAGCGCTACGCCGCGACGGCCCTCGCCGGGCACCGGCACTACCGCGCGTGGCAGGACCGCGACACCCTGCGGCTCTACCGGCACCTCGTCGTCACGGGCGCCTGGTGGGACCACGTCGACGACATCGCCTCCCACCTGGTCGGCCCCATCCTGCGGTCCGACCACCCCGCGGTGGCGCCCCTCATCCGCGACTGGGCACACGCCGACGACCTGTGGGTCCGGCGCACCGCGATCCTGTCGCAGCTGGGCGCCAAGGCCGCCACCGACACCGCGCTGCTCGAGGACTGCGTGGCGGCCAACCTCGTGGACAGCCCGTTCGGTGGCGAGTTCTTCATCCGGAAGGCGATCGGCTGGGCGCTGCGCGAGTACGCCAAGACCGACCCCGCCTGGGTGCGCGCCGCCCTCGCCCGGCACGGCGCCGGGTTGAGTCCCCTGAGCCGGCGCGAAGCGGCCAAGCACCTGCCCTGAGCCGGGGTTTCCGTAGGCTGGCGGGGTGACGCCCGAGGACGAGGACGCCGCCGTCGCGGACCAGGTGCGCGCGGCGGTGACCGAGCTGTATGCCGTGCCCGCCGGCGAGTTCGTCACGCGCCGGACCGCGCTGGTCAAGGCCGCGAGGGCCGACCGGCAGAAGGACGCGGCGCAGCAGATCGGGGCCCTGCGCAAGCCCAGCGTGGCAGCGTGGGCGGTCAACCAGGTCGTCCGGCAGCGGCCGGCGGTGCTGGCCCACCTGGCCGACGTGGGCGTCCGGCTGCGGCACGCCCAGTCCGCCCTCGACGCCTCCGGCATCGCCGGGTTGCGCGCCGAGCGGGACGCGGTCCTGACCGAGCTCGTCGCGGCGGCGGCCGAGGTGTCCTCGGCAGCGGGGCAGACCCTGACCCCGGCCGTCGAGGCGGAGGTCCGGGACACCGGGATCGCGGCGCTGGCCGACGAGGCGGCCGCGGAGGTGGTGGCCTCCGGCGGGCTGACCCGCGCGCTGCACTACTCCGGGTTCGGCGAGGTCGACATCGCCGACGCGGTGGCCCGCACCAGCACCGGCGTGGTCCTCACCCGGATCGAGGGCGGCGGGGACGTCGGGGAGGAGCGGCCGCCGGAGCGCGGGGAGGACGCAGAGGACATCGCTCCTGAGCAGGAGCCGGCCCCCGAACCCGAACCGACCCCCGAACCCGAGCCGCCCCCCGCCCCGGAGCCCGACCCGGCGGAGGAGCTACGGGCCGACCTGGACCGCGCGGAACGGGCGCAGGGCAGGGCCGACAAGGAGGTGGCGGTCTGCACCAGCCGGTTGGACCAGGCGCGGTCCCGGAGCGAGGCCACCCGCGCCCGGATCGAGAAGCTGCGGGCCGACCTCGCCGCGGCGGAGGCCGCGGACGAGGAGGCGCTGGGCGAGGTGACGACGGCGATGCAGGCCCGAAAGGAGGCCGTCGCCGCGCAGGCGGCGGCGTCCGAGGAGGTCGCCCGGCTCAGGTCCGCCCTGGACCAGCTGACCTGAGCGCGGGCGCACGGTCCCGCCCCCACCCATGCCGCTGTGGCACCCTGTCCGGGTGAGCAGCGGCATCAGCACCGACATCGTCGACGGGGTGGCACGGGTCCGGCTGGACCGACCGGACAAGCTGAACGCCCTCACCCTGCCGATGCTCTCCGAGCTCGCCGCGACGGCCCACCGGTTGGCCGGCGACCGCGGGCTGCGGGCCGTGGTGCTCTCCGGGGAGGGCGAGGCCTTCTGTGCGGGGCTGGATTTCGCCAGCGTGCTGCCGGACAGGGCCGGCATCGCGAGGGCGTTCGTGCCGCGGCCCTGGCGTGGGACGAACACCTTCCAGGAGGCCTGCTGGGCCTGGCGCCGGCTGCCCGTGCCGGTCATCGCCGTGGTGCACGGGCACTGCCTGGGAGGGGGCGTGCAGATCGCGCTCGGGGCCGACTTCCGGTTCACCACCCCGGACGCCCGCTGGTCGGTGCTCGAGGGCAAGTGGGGTCTGATCCCGGACATGTCGGGGATCCGTTCGCTGGCCGAGCAGGTCGGCAAGGACACCGCCAAGCGGCTCGTGATGACCGCCGAGTGGATCGACGGTGCGGAGGCCGCCCGAATCGGGCTGGCCACCGGGGCCGACCCGGACCCGCAGCTGGCGGCGAGCGCCCTGCTGGAGCAGCTGGCCGAGCGCTCCCCCGACGCCGTCGCCGCGGCGAAACGGCTCTTCGAGCGGACCTGGACCTCCGGCCCGCGCCGCACCTTCGCCCGCGAGCGCCTCGAGCAGCTCCGGCTGCTCGGCCTGCCCAACACCGCGCGCGC contains:
- a CDS encoding ABC1 kinase family protein, which codes for MLFLFSVTAIVFNTILLGFVTRRLLGVPVGWPRTILVSGSVFAAMGGVSRRVLEHLGIDVGDDAALAALDPVVAVAVPTLLVAWSVAVGIGILVILEAMVPTGTLPRPLALLRDLPARHRRARRYTAIVAIAVRHGLGGFLRSRPHTDLGADAPRVARSLRLAMTEAGVTFIKLGQMLSTRPDLVGDAFASELGRLTSDVAPQPWATVEQTLRAELGADPAEVFGQIDHEPLAAASVGQVHAARLRDGSPVVVKVQRTDARAQVTADMDIITRLATWLERTTDWGSRLGVRGLADGFAANLEEELDYRVEAANMDAIAAASGGGGTVPVRVPTVYAELSGPRVLVMERMAGRELSRAGELLAGFPPERRAEMARTLLGAVLRQVLDEGVFHADLHAGNVFVDDDGTLGLLDFGSVGRLDSAGRSGLTRLILAVDRQDSVGATDALLGVLDRPAGLDDRAVERELGGLIGRYGHGLGGAGSAGLFGDLMGLVVRHGFAVPPAVAAAFRSLGALEGTLRTLDPQLDLMDAARDAGRDLAGERLQPDRLKADLAEQLTHLLPVLQRIPRRLDALADAAQRGELSVNVRVLADERDRSFVSGLVQQLTVTLLAAAAAIGGILLVLAADRGPEVSEGVALYPLLGATLFLFAFVLAARALAVAFTHHARTYWGARR
- a CDS encoding sigma-70 family RNA polymerase sigma factor, coding for MSTPSSAEQRQQTATPDADGEGRGDFTARAEQYRRELFAHCYRMSGSVHEAEDLVQETFLRAWRGYHAFEERASMRTWLHRIATNVCLTSLEGQARRPLPTGLGQPSADPSEPVHAEGEVPWLSPVPDALVASSPEGAAEAQEGIRLAFVAALQHLPPRQRAALVLRDVLRWKAAEVAEAVGTSTAAVNSALQRARETVRKAELTRDGASGTLTPEQNALLERYVQAFWEKDIEGLVGMFTDQAVWEMPPFPGWYQGARTIGTLIDTQCPGTARMMVMVPTSANGQPAFGLYMRGPDGSYTPFHLQVLALEGDKVAHVGAFFDEDLFATFGLPPALPADTAPFTGVPAP
- a CDS encoding TIGR03086 family metal-binding protein, with protein sequence MTAQPDPFPALPELGLLERAVNYTRGSLAAVPGTDPRAPTPCAGWDLTDLLVHMDDSLRVIEQAGRVREVALAPDGPEPADGAAPRTATGLVAAIRDRACGLLTAWMAHRGERLITVAGSPLRAGVLVAAGALEITVHGDDLARACGADHPLPEPLASDLLAYLPLLVQPGDRPVRFAPALATPAGAPPSTRLLAQLGRPA
- a CDS encoding amidohydrolase family protein, giving the protein MSTTRPPLPGPADDAQVPAFTRSLGLPGLADIHVHFLPERMLTKVWQVFDARGWERAGDWPIHYRTSEAERLATVRALGLRGIPSLTYAHKPGMAAWLNDWCTDFASRVPDAVHSGTFYPEPEAADYVPAALERGARLFKAHVQVGAFEPNDPLLDPVWSVLQDAGTPVVLHAGSGPHGGAHTGPGPVGRLLRRFPRLPLVIAHLGMPEYREFADLAHRYEHVHLDTTMAGTDYVEAHVPLPPDFRPVLRDLGEKVVLGADFPNIPYPYAHQLQALARLDLGEDWLRGVLWRNGARLMGLESG
- a CDS encoding M20 metallopeptidase family protein, translating into MSTLDLARELGPDLIALRRDLHQIPELGLHLPLTQERVLAELEGLDLEVHTGTGLSSVTAVLRGTAVPRGEGPTVLLRGDMDGLPVTELVDVPYRSRHEGKMHACGHDLHTAGLVGAARILSRMRDQVAGDVVFMFQPAEEGPGGAEPMIEEGLLSVSGRPVDAAFALHVSSSEYPLGQWFARPREMMAAADTVGITVTGAGGHGSQPHRALDPVPATCEIVLALQSMVTRTFDSFDSVVLTVGRVTAGTKDNIIPDTGEIAATLRTFTPENRETAMTSIRRVAAGVAAAHGLTAEVTFSEGYPATINDDAEYALGLETVIDLFGEDRFTERPLPEMGAEDMSFVMERVPGAYFFIGACPDEDYQHAPDNHSPIAAFDDSVVPDAAAWLAEVAIRRLRRPA
- a CDS encoding IS110 family transposase, which gives rise to MTSVTDLRDVVDTVIGVDTHVQTHSAAVVDARTGGVLEEITVEATTDGYARLVEFANEHAALRAWAIEGTGGHGAGLTRHLERNQEVVVELDRPERAKRRNGAKSDPLDAIRAAREALSRAKLGTPRSGGDRQALSVLLAARRSAVNASTDAQRQLFSLLIAAPEPIRERFRGQKVPAMIRTAAKMRLNSTWDLETTTTVRTLRALARRARALSKEAAEHENAIRAIVLAWRPDVLAQPGVGPIVAATVLCAWSHPGRIHSEAAFAMLAGVAPIPANSGQVTTRHRLNRYGDRQLNRALHTIALSRIHYDQTTREYVTRRTAEGKTNREITRCLKRYIARDLYRLLEAGPIRP
- a CDS encoding DedA family protein codes for the protein MFEDRPFLIALALLSSIVMARGQATYWIARLVTEQALRRTHPTEGWRAGVHQWLQGEGLARGRRSIERWGLIVIPLCHLTVGFQTLVLGAAGVMRIGWVRFTLAQLPGALAWGTIYATIGFAAWEAGMAAAAGSPWGAAGLVVIVLLVVALVLIRRSRAKLVRDEVVGHLPAEGSGLTCRGTQRGLR
- a CDS encoding DNA alkylation repair protein, with product MTPRADATGQARAHPHADLVAGIRDALPRAGDPERAAGQQRYMKSAMPYHGLTSPELRATLRPILADPAHRIADRPTWEATVRTLWDGATHREQRYAATALAGHRHYRAWQDRDTLRLYRHLVVTGAWWDHVDDIASHLVGPILRSDHPAVAPLIRDWAHADDLWVRRTAILSQLGAKAATDTALLEDCVAANLVDSPFGGEFFIRKAIGWALREYAKTDPAWVRAALARHGAGLSPLSRREAAKHLP
- a CDS encoding crotonase/enoyl-CoA hydratase family protein codes for the protein MSSGISTDIVDGVARVRLDRPDKLNALTLPMLSELAATAHRLAGDRGLRAVVLSGEGEAFCAGLDFASVLPDRAGIARAFVPRPWRGTNTFQEACWAWRRLPVPVIAVVHGHCLGGGVQIALGADFRFTTPDARWSVLEGKWGLIPDMSGIRSLAEQVGKDTAKRLVMTAEWIDGAEAARIGLATGADPDPQLAASALLEQLAERSPDAVAAAKRLFERTWTSGPRRTFARERLEQLRLLGLPNTARARKAAFSREAPRFGPRR